In Ectothiorhodospira sp. BSL-9, a single window of DNA contains:
- a CDS encoding pyruvate, water dikinase regulatory protein, which yields MIRSVFFVSDGTGITAETLGHTLLTQFEQVSFQQMSLPFVNTDDKVEWAVQRINRAAESDGGKPLVFSTLIDSQLRTHLAKCNGVVFDFFETFTGAMEQELGVTAQRVAGRSHGMGNVRAYSERIDALHYAIQNDDGATTRDYPMADVVVMGVSRAGKTPTCMYLALTYGVRAANYPLADDDFERGSLPAALEPYRHKLFGLTVDPERLQQIRNERRRGSHYASMDQCLMEVRAVERLFKRERIPFFNITQRSIEEISAQLMQQAGLTRRI from the coding sequence ATGATCCGCTCCGTCTTTTTCGTCTCCGACGGCACCGGCATCACCGCCGAGACCCTCGGGCACACCCTGCTCACCCAGTTCGAGCAGGTGTCCTTTCAGCAGATGAGCCTGCCCTTCGTGAACACCGACGACAAGGTGGAGTGGGCAGTGCAACGCATCAACCGGGCGGCAGAATCCGATGGGGGGAAGCCCCTGGTGTTCTCCACCCTCATCGACTCCCAGCTCAGAACCCACCTGGCCAAGTGCAACGGCGTGGTCTTTGACTTCTTCGAGACCTTCACCGGTGCCATGGAGCAGGAACTGGGCGTCACCGCCCAGCGTGTGGCGGGGCGCTCCCACGGCATGGGGAATGTGCGCGCCTATTCCGAGCGCATCGATGCCCTGCATTACGCCATCCAGAACGACGATGGCGCCACCACCCGTGATTACCCCATGGCCGATGTGGTGGTGATGGGCGTCTCCCGGGCCGGCAAGACACCCACCTGCATGTACCTGGCGCTCACCTACGGGGTCCGGGCTGCCAATTATCCCCTGGCGGACGACGACTTTGAGCGAGGCAGCCTGCCGGCGGCACTGGAACCCTATCGGCACAAGCTGTTCGGGCTTACGGTGGACCCGGAGCGGCTTCAGCAGATCCGCAATGAGCGCCGCCGTGGCAGTCACTACGCGAGCATGGACCAGTGTCTGATGGAGGTGCGCGCCGTGGAGCGGCTCTTCAAGCGCGAGCGCATCCCGTTCTTCAATATCACCCAGCGCTCCATCGAGGAGATCTCCGCCCAGCTCATGCAGCAGGCGGGCCTGACGCGGCGCATTTGA
- the cysQ gene encoding 3'(2'),5'-bisphosphate nucleotidase CysQ, producing the protein MTLDEHSLDRLLNNACRIAREAGTAIMTIYGQGFDVTEKADRTPLTEADMAAHRHIVKGLGELTPEIPILSEESTQIPFGERSQWSSYWLVDPLDGTREFIKRNGEFTVNIALIHDHEPVLGVVFCPALDLLYSAARGLGAHRRRSATAAAEPIRVNTGQRVPVIAGSRSHGTERMQALLERVGEHELISMGSSLKFCLVAEGKADLYPRLGPTCEWDTAAAQCVVCEAGGQVTDIHMQPLRYNTKDSLLNPEFLVIGDTDRNWARYLEGL; encoded by the coding sequence ATGACACTGGACGAACACTCACTGGACCGCCTTCTCAACAACGCCTGCCGCATTGCCCGTGAGGCCGGGACGGCGATCATGACCATTTACGGCCAAGGCTTCGATGTAACGGAAAAGGCCGACCGCACACCGCTCACAGAGGCGGATATGGCAGCACACCGGCATATCGTAAAGGGCCTTGGGGAGTTGACCCCGGAGATCCCCATCCTCTCGGAGGAATCGACCCAGATCCCCTTTGGCGAACGCAGCCAATGGTCCAGCTACTGGCTGGTGGATCCGCTGGATGGCACCCGGGAGTTCATCAAGCGCAACGGCGAATTCACCGTGAACATCGCCCTGATCCATGACCACGAGCCGGTGCTGGGGGTGGTGTTCTGTCCGGCCCTTGACCTGCTCTACAGTGCCGCCCGGGGGCTGGGTGCCCATCGCCGCCGGTCGGCAACGGCTGCCGCCGAGCCCATCCGGGTGAACACCGGGCAGCGCGTCCCCGTGATCGCCGGCAGTCGCTCTCACGGCACCGAACGCATGCAGGCCCTGCTGGAAAGAGTGGGAGAGCATGAACTGATCAGCATGGGCAGTTCGCTCAAGTTCTGCCTGGTGGCCGAGGGCAAGGCCGACCTCTACCCTCGCCTGGGCCCCACCTGTGAGTGGGACACGGCAGCAGCGCAGTGCGTTGTCTGCGAGGCGGGCGGACAGGTAACCGACATCCACATGCAGCCCCTGCGCTATAACACCAAGGACTCGCTGCTCAATCCAGAGTTCCTGGTGATCGGCGACACCGACCGCAACTGGGCCCGGTATCTGGAAGGCCTTTAA
- the nudE gene encoding ADP compounds hydrolase NudE, translated as MPQKPQILSRRTVARSRLFHVEELELLFANGARTRFERLVGSGRGAVLIVPMLDDDTVLLIREYAAGTQRYELGLPKGLVEQGEELLEAANREIMEEVGYGARQLDYLTALTVAPGYLSHSTHVILARDLYPERLPGDEPEDIQVVPWKLSQLDQLIALDDCTEARSIAALYMARDQLSRTA; from the coding sequence ATGCCGCAAAAACCTCAGATCCTCAGCCGCCGAACGGTGGCCCGCAGCCGACTCTTTCATGTGGAGGAGCTGGAACTCCTGTTCGCCAACGGCGCCCGTACCCGCTTTGAACGCCTGGTGGGCTCGGGCCGGGGGGCGGTGCTGATCGTGCCCATGCTGGATGACGACACGGTGCTGCTCATTCGCGAATATGCCGCCGGCACGCAGCGCTATGAACTGGGCCTGCCCAAGGGGCTGGTGGAGCAAGGTGAGGAACTGCTGGAGGCAGCCAACCGGGAGATCATGGAAGAGGTGGGTTACGGCGCGCGCCAACTGGATTACCTGACGGCCCTGACCGTGGCCCCGGGGTATCTGAGCCACAGCACCCACGTAATACTGGCCCGGGACCTCTACCCGGAGCGCCTCCCCGGTGACGAACCGGAGGACATCCAGGTGGTACCCTGGAAGCTGAGCCAGCTGGATCAACTCATCGCCCTGGACGACTGCACAGAAGCCCGCTCCATCGCCGCGCTCTACATGGCCCGCGACCAACTCTCGAGAACCGCATGA
- the yrfG gene encoding GMP/IMP nucleotidase codes for MKPASPSLPWTDVDTVLLDMDGTLLDLNFDNHFWLEYLPRRYAERHGMAPQVAREGMIKRYAAVRGTLNWYCLDYWQQELQMDIVALKQEVAHLVAVHEHVPAFLATMRRQGRRLVLVTNAHRGGLEMKLTLTALEGHFHRVISAHEYGRPKEDQRFWEQFRAREPFDPARTLFVDDNLDVLRAAERFGIAHLRAVRRPDSRRGEVDTGEFAAIRDFRELMP; via the coding sequence GTGAAGCCAGCATCCCCAAGCCTGCCCTGGACCGACGTGGACACCGTGCTACTGGACATGGACGGCACCCTGCTTGATCTCAACTTCGACAACCATTTCTGGCTGGAGTATCTGCCCCGCCGCTATGCCGAACGCCATGGCATGGCCCCGCAAGTGGCCCGTGAGGGCATGATCAAGCGTTATGCCGCGGTTCGCGGCACGCTCAACTGGTACTGCCTGGACTACTGGCAGCAGGAGTTGCAGATGGATATCGTCGCCCTCAAGCAGGAGGTGGCCCATCTGGTGGCGGTGCATGAACACGTGCCGGCCTTTTTGGCCACCATGCGTCGCCAGGGCCGCCGGCTGGTGCTGGTGACCAATGCCCATCGCGGTGGATTGGAGATGAAACTCACGCTCACCGCCCTGGAGGGGCATTTTCACCGGGTGATCAGTGCCCATGAGTACGGGCGCCCCAAGGAGGACCAGCGCTTCTGGGAGCAGTTCCGCGCCAGGGAGCCCTTTGACCCGGCCCGTACCCTGTTCGTGGACGATAACCTGGATGTGCTGCGCGCCGCCGAGCGTTTCGGTATTGCCCATCTGCGTGCCGTGCGCCGGCCTGATAGCCGACGCGGCGAGGTGGACACCGGCGAGTTCGCTGCCATCCGCGATTTTCGGGAACTGATGCCCTGA
- a CDS encoding sulfite exporter TauE/SafE family protein, whose translation MSLEPGTLLAAFVVGLLGGVHCVGMCGGIVGALTLGVKGAQTDERPRLAPFLLAYNSGRVITYTLAGVLAGGVGWFAANLTDVHHAQQALQILAGLFMIALGLYLAGWWYGLTRLERVGGVVWRRLEPLGRRMMPVRSPGQALGLGLVWGWLPCGLVYSVLIWSLTAGGALQGGALMLAFGLGTLPNLLLMGVFAARLASFVRKPWVRGLAGGAVAGYGVYMLFVSWV comes from the coding sequence ATGTCACTGGAACCCGGAACCCTCCTGGCCGCCTTTGTCGTCGGCCTGCTTGGTGGCGTGCACTGCGTGGGTATGTGCGGCGGCATCGTCGGTGCGCTGACCCTGGGCGTGAAGGGCGCCCAGACCGATGAGCGCCCCCGCCTGGCGCCCTTCCTGCTGGCCTATAACAGTGGCCGGGTGATCACCTACACCCTGGCCGGCGTCCTGGCCGGTGGCGTGGGCTGGTTTGCCGCCAACCTCACCGATGTACACCATGCTCAGCAGGCGCTGCAGATCCTGGCTGGGCTGTTCATGATTGCCCTGGGGCTGTATCTGGCGGGCTGGTGGTACGGGCTTACGCGGCTGGAGCGGGTCGGCGGGGTGGTGTGGCGGCGTCTGGAGCCCCTGGGGAGGCGCATGATGCCGGTGCGTTCACCCGGGCAGGCATTGGGGCTGGGGCTGGTGTGGGGCTGGCTGCCCTGTGGCCTGGTGTACAGCGTGCTCATCTGGTCGCTCACCGCCGGAGGGGCCCTGCAGGGGGGCGCCCTCATGCTGGCCTTCGGCCTGGGCACCCTGCCCAATCTGCTGCTGATGGGGGTATTCGCGGCGCGTCTGGCCAGCTTTGTGCGCAAGCCCTGGGTGCGGGGTCTCGCCGGCGGGGCGGTGGCGGGCTATGGGGTGTATATGCTGTTCGTGTCCTGGGTGTGA
- a CDS encoding DUF167 family protein produces the protein MSHAWWQWQGDTLLLRLKLQPRASRDKLGEPLGDRLKVHVTAPPVDGAANQRLIRLVSKHCGVARSRVELVSGATSREKTLAVRAPQRLEAPLDVCGQDHTQDTNSIYTP, from the coding sequence ATGAGCCACGCGTGGTGGCAGTGGCAGGGTGACACCCTGCTGCTGCGCCTGAAACTGCAGCCCAGGGCCTCCCGCGACAAGCTGGGAGAGCCGCTGGGGGATCGGCTGAAGGTCCATGTCACCGCCCCACCGGTGGACGGAGCGGCCAACCAACGGCTGATCAGGCTGGTGAGCAAGCACTGCGGCGTGGCCCGGTCACGGGTGGAACTGGTGTCCGGCGCCACCTCCCGGGAGAAGACCCTGGCCGTCCGCGCGCCGCAGCGTCTTGAGGCACCGCTGGATGTGTGTGGCCAGGATCACACCCAGGACACGAACAGCATATACACCCCATAG
- a CDS encoding YggT family protein, with the protein MTHAFQNVADFLISTLFSLYILAVMLRTLLAMARADFYNPVSQFLVTVTNPPLRILRRFIPPMGRIDTAAFVLVLLLKMLEIWLIAMLHGVGVPIFTLFVVSVLALIRLVIWIYIISIIIQAVMSWFQAGGAMGRNPVADLVFSLNHPVLAPIRRIMPQTGMVDLSPLVAIIGLNVLLIFVSSI; encoded by the coding sequence ATGACGCACGCGTTTCAAAACGTCGCTGACTTTCTGATTTCCACCCTGTTCAGCCTGTACATCCTGGCGGTGATGCTCCGCACCCTGCTGGCCATGGCCCGGGCGGACTTCTACAACCCGGTATCCCAGTTTCTGGTGACGGTCACCAATCCACCGCTGCGGATACTGCGCCGATTCATCCCCCCCATGGGCCGGATCGATACGGCGGCGTTCGTGCTGGTGCTGTTGCTCAAGATGCTGGAGATCTGGCTGATCGCCATGCTGCACGGGGTGGGCGTGCCCATCTTCACCCTGTTTGTGGTGAGTGTGCTGGCGCTGATCCGTCTGGTGATCTGGATCTACATCATCAGCATCATCATCCAGGCGGTGATGAGCTGGTTCCAGGCCGGTGGCGCCATGGGTCGCAATCCCGTGGCAGACCTGGTGTTCAGCCTGAACCACCCCGTTCTGGCCCCCATCCGTCGCATCATGCCGCAAACGGGCATGGTGGACCTGTCGCCGCTGGTGGCCATCATCGGGCTGAACGTGCTGCTGATCTTCGTGAGCTCCATCTGA
- the proC gene encoding pyrroline-5-carboxylate reductase, whose protein sequence is MNETIAFIGAGNMARSLIGGLIADGWNQDAIWAADPNPEQRDAVSQRWPDVHATDDNAAAIAHAQVLVLAVKPQVLGEVCRSVAAQVQERHPLVVSIAAGVRGADIQRWLGGNLPVVRCMPNTPALVGSGATGLAANPLVSDEQRDVAESILRAVGLTVWLEDEAQLDAVTALSGSGPAYCFLFIEALEDAAVELGLPRDTARLLALQTAFGAAKLALESDEDAATLRTRVTSKGGTTEQALAQLESGGLRELMLRALTAARDRSHALADQLGRD, encoded by the coding sequence ATGAATGAGACGATCGCCTTCATCGGCGCCGGCAACATGGCGCGCAGCCTCATCGGTGGACTGATCGCCGATGGCTGGAACCAGGATGCCATCTGGGCGGCCGATCCCAATCCGGAACAGCGAGACGCGGTGAGCCAGCGATGGCCCGATGTGCACGCGACCGACGACAATGCGGCGGCCATCGCCCATGCCCAGGTGCTGGTCCTGGCGGTCAAGCCCCAGGTACTCGGCGAGGTGTGCCGCTCGGTGGCCGCGCAGGTGCAGGAACGCCACCCCTTGGTGGTGTCCATCGCCGCCGGCGTGCGCGGTGCGGATATCCAGCGCTGGCTGGGTGGCAATCTGCCAGTGGTGCGCTGCATGCCCAACACGCCTGCCCTGGTGGGCAGCGGCGCCACGGGACTGGCCGCCAACCCCCTCGTGAGCGATGAGCAGCGCGACGTGGCGGAATCCATCCTGCGCGCCGTGGGGCTGACCGTATGGCTGGAAGACGAGGCTCAGCTGGATGCGGTGACGGCCCTTTCGGGCAGCGGGCCTGCCTACTGCTTCCTGTTCATCGAGGCCCTGGAAGATGCCGCCGTGGAACTGGGCCTGCCCCGCGACACGGCCCGGCTGCTGGCCCTGCAAACTGCCTTCGGCGCTGCCAAGCTGGCCCTGGAATCCGACGAGGATGCCGCTACCCTGCGCACCCGGGTGACCTCCAAGGGAGGCACCACCGAGCAGGCGCTGGCGCAACTGGAATCCGGGGGGCTGCGCGAACTCATGCTGCGCGCCCTCACCGCCGCCCGCGACCGTTCCCATGCACTGGCCGACCAACTGGGTCGGGACTGA
- a CDS encoding YggS family pyridoxal phosphate-dependent enzyme codes for MTQLCDRIQAVQDRLQAAAQRFGRPIEDVQLLAVSKTRPAEMVAQAMDCGLREFGENYASELDEKSRALGDRHPAWHFIGPIQSNKTRLIADTAQWAHSVDRERIARRLSEQRPVGAVPLNVCLQVNISAEDSKSGVALEDLPALAEAVAPLPGLKLRGLMAIPAPSDDFEEQRRAFARLREAQEDLIRRGFELDTLSMGMTDDLEAAVAEGATIVRVGTAIFGARG; via the coding sequence ATGACCCAGCTATGCGATCGAATCCAGGCGGTGCAAGACCGCCTACAGGCGGCAGCCCAGCGCTTTGGCCGCCCCATTGAAGACGTCCAGCTCCTGGCCGTGAGCAAGACGCGCCCGGCGGAAATGGTGGCCCAGGCCATGGACTGCGGGCTGCGTGAGTTCGGGGAGAACTATGCCTCGGAACTGGATGAGAAGTCCCGGGCACTGGGTGATCGTCACCCCGCCTGGCATTTCATCGGCCCCATCCAGAGCAACAAGACGCGACTCATTGCCGATACGGCCCAGTGGGCACACTCGGTGGATCGGGAACGCATCGCCCGGCGGCTGAGCGAGCAGCGCCCGGTGGGCGCCGTGCCGCTGAATGTATGCCTGCAGGTGAACATCAGCGCGGAAGACAGCAAGTCCGGCGTCGCGCTGGAAGACCTGCCTGCCCTGGCCGAGGCCGTGGCCCCCCTGCCCGGCCTGAAACTTCGCGGCCTGATGGCCATCCCCGCCCCCAGCGATGATTTCGAAGAGCAGCGCCGGGCCTTTGCCCGGTTGCGGGAGGCTCAGGAGGATCTGATCCGACGCGGCTTTGAACTGGACACCCTCTCCATGGGCATGACCGACGACCTGGAGGCCGCCGTGGCCGAGGGCGCCACCATCGTGCGTGTGGGCACGGCCATCTTCGGGGCGCGGGGATAA
- a CDS encoding type IV pilus twitching motility protein PilT, protein MDITQLLAFAVKNGASDLHLSSGLPPMIRVDGDVRRINVPAMDHKQVHSMVYDIMNDKQRKDFEEFLETDFSFEIPGLARFRVNAFNHNRGAGSVFRTIPSKILTLEELGCPKIFEKISEYPRGIVLVTGPTGSGKSTTLAAMVNHKNETEYGHILTVEDPIEFVHESKKCLVNQREVHRDTLGFNEALRSALREDPDTILVGEMRDLETIRLALTAAETGHLVFGTLHTSSAAKTIDRIVDVFPAAEKDMVRAMLSESLRAVISQTLMKKIGGGRCAAHEIMLGTPAIRNLIRENKIAQMYSAIQTSQGAGMQTLDQGLKEMLQRGLVSKEEARRKAANPDNL, encoded by the coding sequence ATGGACATCACCCAATTGCTTGCGTTCGCCGTGAAGAACGGCGCTTCCGACCTGCATCTTTCCTCGGGCCTGCCCCCCATGATCCGGGTGGACGGGGACGTCAGGCGCATCAACGTACCCGCCATGGACCACAAGCAGGTCCATTCCATGGTGTACGACATCATGAACGACAAGCAGCGCAAGGACTTCGAGGAGTTCCTGGAAACCGACTTCTCCTTCGAGATCCCCGGCCTGGCCCGTTTCCGTGTGAACGCCTTCAACCACAACCGGGGCGCCGGCTCGGTTTTTCGTACCATTCCCAGCAAGATCCTCACCCTGGAGGAACTGGGCTGCCCCAAGATCTTCGAGAAGATCTCCGAATACCCTCGCGGCATCGTGCTGGTGACCGGCCCCACCGGCTCGGGCAAGTCCACCACCCTGGCGGCCATGGTGAACCACAAGAACGAGACCGAGTACGGGCACATCCTCACGGTGGAGGACCCCATCGAGTTCGTGCACGAATCCAAGAAATGCCTGGTCAACCAGCGTGAGGTGCACCGGGACACCCTGGGTTTCAACGAGGCCCTGCGCTCCGCCTTGCGTGAAGACCCCGACACCATCCTGGTGGGGGAAATGCGCGACCTGGAGACCATCCGCCTGGCCCTCACCGCCGCCGAGACCGGTCACCTGGTCTTCGGCACCCTGCACACCAGTTCCGCCGCCAAGACCATCGACCGCATCGTCGACGTCTTCCCCGCCGCCGAGAAGGATATGGTACGCGCCATGCTCTCCGAGTCCCTGCGCGCGGTCATCTCCCAGACCCTCATGAAAAAGATCGGCGGCGGCCGCTGCGCCGCCCACGAAATCATGCTGGGCACCCCCGCCATCCGCAACCTCATCCGCGAGAACAAGATCGCGCAGATGTACTCCGCCATTCAGACCAGTCAGGGTGCCGGCATGCAGACCCTCGACCAGGGCCTCAAGGAAATGCTACAGAGAGGCCTGGTCAGCAAGGAAGAAGCCAGACGCAAGGCGGCAAATCCGGATAATCTCTGA